In a single window of the Flavobacterium ammoniigenes genome:
- a CDS encoding YceI family protein → MKNLKSIALALVVAFATVSVSAQTKKIDAAKSSINWLGKKVTGQHNGTVNFKDGALVFKGKKVAGGNFTVDMTSLTATDLTGEWLGKLNGHLKADDFFGTDKFPTAKLVFKKVAVKSANVFTVTADLTIKGITSPVTFDLATTANAASTKFMVDRTKYDIKYGSGTFFTSIGDKAIADEFELDVNLKF, encoded by the coding sequence ATGAAAAATTTAAAATCAATTGCATTAGCATTAGTAGTAGCATTTGCTACAGTATCAGTATCAGCTCAAACTAAAAAAATTGACGCTGCAAAAAGTTCAATCAACTGGTTAGGGAAAAAAGTAACTGGACAACACAATGGAACGGTTAACTTTAAAGATGGTGCTTTAGTTTTCAAAGGGAAAAAAGTTGCTGGTGGAAACTTTACAGTAGACATGACTTCTTTAACTGCTACTGATTTAACAGGAGAATGGTTAGGAAAATTAAACGGTCATTTAAAAGCTGATGATTTCTTTGGAACTGACAAATTTCCAACTGCTAAATTAGTTTTCAAAAAGGTTGCTGTAAAATCAGCTAACGTATTTACTGTAACTGCAGACTTAACTATCAAAGGAATTACAAGCCCTGTAACTTTTGACTTAGCTACAACTGCTAACGCTGCTTCAACTAAATTCATGGTTGACAGAACGAAATACGATATCAAATACGGTTCTGGAACTTTCTTTACTTCTATCGGAGATAAAGCTATTGCTGACGAATTTGAATTAGATGTAAACTTGAAATTCTAA
- a CDS encoding NAD(P)H-dependent oxidoreductase: MSTFLENQNWRYATKKFDATKKISAADLAFLKEAIRLSTSSYGLQPYKVFIVENPELRAKLVAASYGQAQVADASHLLVFANELNFGEAGIDQFASTICKTRELPLEAIQGYVDYMKGNITGLPEEVRNIWTSKQTYLALGNLLNAAAELKIDVTPMEGFIPAQVNEILGLDKLGLNASLLAPIGYRHEEDATQHYKKVRKSNDKLFITL, from the coding sequence ATGAGTACATTTTTAGAAAACCAGAATTGGAGATACGCTACCAAGAAATTTGATGCTACAAAAAAAATCTCAGCAGCTGATTTAGCTTTTTTGAAAGAAGCAATTCGCTTGAGTACTTCTTCTTATGGTTTGCAACCGTATAAAGTTTTCATTGTAGAAAACCCAGAATTAAGAGCAAAATTAGTTGCCGCTTCTTATGGACAAGCACAAGTAGCAGATGCCTCACACTTATTGGTTTTTGCTAACGAATTGAATTTCGGTGAAGCTGGAATTGATCAATTTGCATCAACAATTTGCAAAACGAGAGAATTACCATTAGAAGCCATTCAAGGATATGTGGACTATATGAAAGGAAACATCACGGGGTTGCCAGAAGAAGTAAGAAACATTTGGACTTCAAAACAAACCTATTTAGCTTTGGGAAATTTATTAAATGCTGCCGCTGAACTTAAAATAGACGTTACGCCTATGGAAGGTTTTATTCCTGCTCAAGTAAATGAAATCTTAGGTTTAGATAAACTAGGTTTGAATGCAAGTTTATTAGCGCCTATTGGCTACAGACATGAAGAAGACGCTACACAGCATTACAAAAAAGTTAGAAAATCAAACGACAAATTATTTATCACACTTTAA
- a CDS encoding MarR family winged helix-turn-helix transcriptional regulator, with translation MKIEDILKSTVPMDNSKKIIMNIMYTQNIIAESFNEILKPFDISSEQFNVLRILRGQKGNPTNMFVIQERMLAKTSNTTRLVDKLLLKELVTREVCPDNRRKIEVTITLKGLALLNELEPKVKLHEESYSQKLSEEEQLQLNELLEKFRNQ, from the coding sequence ATGAAGATTGAAGACATTTTAAAATCTACTGTACCCATGGATAATTCTAAAAAAATTATCATGAATATTATGTATACTCAAAACATAATTGCAGAAAGTTTTAACGAAATATTGAAGCCCTTTGATATTTCATCTGAACAATTTAATGTACTTCGTATTTTAAGAGGACAAAAAGGAAATCCAACCAATATGTTTGTCATTCAAGAGCGAATGTTAGCCAAAACCAGCAACACTACCCGATTAGTAGATAAATTGTTGCTAAAAGAATTGGTAACACGCGAAGTATGTCCTGACAATCGAAGAAAAATAGAGGTTACCATCACCCTAAAAGGTTTGGCTCTTTTAAATGAATTAGAACCTAAAGTTAAATTACACGAAGAGTCCTATTCTCAAAAATTATCAGAGGAAGAACAACTACAATTAAATGAATTATTAGAAAAATTTAGAAATCAATAA
- a CDS encoding acyl-[acyl-carrier-protein] thioesterase: MPIAPNFTSVLSKDWEINFTQCAPNGYLKYTELCNLLQMTAAAHSEIGGISFTDMQEFHQAWVLSRMRVEVNKLPKWRDVVTVKTWINSLENSRSVRALEMYVNGKKIVGSETFWAVFNTELRRPEALALPYEHFELFPDNKATQATFSKINLNHDKEMVFEKTVRLSDLDIVNHANNVKYLEWCLDLADETKILNQEIDSFEMNFMKELSLNDAVIIHENTESSTSIFSITKEDKNCFALQLNWK; the protein is encoded by the coding sequence ATGCCAATCGCTCCAAATTTTACATCTGTTTTAAGCAAAGACTGGGAAATTAATTTCACTCAATGTGCGCCTAACGGCTATTTGAAATACACCGAATTGTGTAATTTATTGCAAATGACTGCTGCAGCCCATTCTGAAATTGGCGGAATTAGTTTTACTGATATGCAGGAGTTTCACCAAGCTTGGGTGTTGAGTAGAATGCGTGTCGAAGTTAATAAATTGCCTAAATGGCGCGATGTAGTTACAGTAAAGACTTGGATTAATTCGTTAGAAAACTCCCGCTCGGTTCGTGCTTTAGAAATGTATGTTAATGGAAAAAAAATCGTAGGATCTGAAACCTTTTGGGCGGTTTTCAATACCGAACTTCGTCGCCCCGAAGCTTTGGCTTTGCCTTATGAACATTTCGAATTATTTCCGGATAATAAGGCAACACAAGCTACTTTTTCTAAAATAAACTTGAATCACGACAAAGAAATGGTCTTTGAAAAAACGGTTCGTCTCTCCGATTTGGACATTGTCAATCATGCCAACAATGTCAAATATTTAGAATGGTGTTTGGATCTAGCCGACGAAACCAAAATTTTGAACCAAGAAATTGATAGTTTCGAAATGAATTTTATGAAAGAACTTTCATTAAATGACGCAGTGATTATTCATGAAAATACAGAATCTAGCACCAGTATTTTTAGTATTACAAAAGAAGACAAAAACTGTTTTGCCTTACAATTAAACTGGAAATAA